The Triticum aestivum cultivar Chinese Spring unplaced genomic scaffold, IWGSC CS RefSeq v2.1 scaffold136701, whole genome shotgun sequence genome segment TTTCAGTGTTGGGCCGGACGGTGGCAGATCGGAGTTAGTGGTGTCCGTGgtatccaccgccaccgccgccgccgccgtaggtgggCGTGGGAGGGATGGGGTGGTAGTCCGGGTGGGGCTGCGGCTTCGGCTCAGGCTTGGGTACCGGGCCGTAGTCTGGGTGGGGCAGGGGCTTGGGCTCCGGCTTCGGTGGCACGGGCTTCTTGTGGTGGAAGTGCTCAATGATGTGCTTCTTGATTGGCCCGAGCAGGGTCGCCGACGCACACTCTGGCGATGCCAACACGTTGGTCTTGGCGCCGGCGACAACGCCGAAGGTGGTGCCCTCGGACACCGGCGCGATCTTGCATGGCTCCTGGCCGAGGCACGGCGTGTTGGAGGCAGCGCTGTGGAGCTGAGCGACGCAGTCGGCACCGTGGAGGTCGGCGGCCAGGGGCACGCTGAAGGCGCCGCTGCGGTCGAGGGCACCCACCGCCTTGCTCTCGTAGTCGCCGTGGACGCTCTTGCACTTGATCGCCACCTGAAGACCTGGGGTACGTTCATGGCAGAACAATGGTGATAAGCGTCAACCCAGCAATGCCAC includes the following:
- the LOC123177531 gene encoding proline-rich protein 4 produces the protein MAAPRALVLGVLLLIAVSNTEAASVVVGMAKCADCTRKNMKAEEAFKGLQVAIKCKSVHGDYESKAVGALDRSGAFSVPLAADLHGADCVAQLHSAASNTPCLGQEPCKIAPVSEGTTFGVVAGAKTNVLASPECASATLLGPIKKHIIEHFHHKKPVPPKPEPKPLPHPDYGPVPKPEPKPQPHPDYHPIPPTPTYGGGGGGGGYHGHH